In a single window of the Luteibacter rhizovicinus DSM 16549 genome:
- a CDS encoding YgfZ/GcvT domain-containing protein: MPSRTTRSITLTGPDAASFANAQFSSDVLALAPGRWQWSGWLDPKGRVRALLQIARPEDERFVAFPRGGDGEAIANDLRRFVFRSKVKIVVSGVLHTNDGDALDDSHAIEDASGAIIFGEGDASLRYSNATNATTDAWHARHIEKGYAWLPDATIDTLLPPALSMERLSAVSFNKGCFPGQEIAARLHHLGGHKKHLHAVTSDRALVEGDSLRIDGKAVGTVLMCNTSTARPISLVVLDDAVVQADTLEIEGMRLHIVSTFDA, from the coding sequence ACCCTGACCGGCCCCGACGCGGCCTCCTTCGCCAATGCCCAGTTCAGCAGCGATGTCCTCGCGCTGGCTCCCGGCCGGTGGCAATGGAGCGGCTGGCTCGACCCCAAGGGCCGGGTCCGCGCCTTGCTCCAGATTGCCCGCCCCGAGGACGAGCGCTTCGTCGCGTTTCCCCGTGGCGGCGACGGCGAAGCGATCGCGAACGACCTGCGTCGTTTCGTCTTTCGATCCAAGGTGAAGATCGTCGTATCCGGCGTACTGCATACGAACGACGGCGATGCGCTCGACGATTCACACGCCATCGAAGATGCGAGTGGTGCGATCATTTTCGGCGAAGGCGACGCGTCGCTGCGTTACAGCAACGCGACGAATGCAACGACCGACGCATGGCACGCACGACACATCGAGAAAGGTTACGCATGGTTGCCCGACGCAACGATCGACACGTTGTTACCACCTGCGCTCTCGATGGAACGCCTGAGTGCCGTCTCGTTCAATAAAGGTTGTTTCCCCGGCCAGGAAATCGCTGCACGCCTGCATCATCTCGGCGGTCACAAGAAGCATCTGCATGCCGTTACAAGCGATCGCGCACTCGTTGAAGGAGATTCACTGCGCATTGACGGCAAAGCTGTTGGCACCGTATTGATGTGCAACACATCAACAGCGAGGCCTATATCGCTTGTCGTATTGGATGATGCGGTGGTACAGGCGGACACTCTTGAAATCGAAGGCATGCGTCTGCACATCGTTTCGACGTTCGATGCATGA
- a CDS encoding cell wall hydrolase has translation MKLSALLWMASVLPSHLADQTCLATTVYLEARSEPTIGQYAVAEVALRRRDRGMGGDKVCAVVSAPRQFAITTTPKDFEITDLVSWTKAWKIAGDSLNNWSLPKSERLVYVPQADHFATVAVAPSWSASRIVRKIGDHAFYAVN, from the coding sequence ATGAAACTTTCCGCTTTGCTATGGATGGCGTCCGTCCTTCCTAGCCACCTCGCTGACCAGACGTGCCTGGCGACGACGGTTTATCTCGAAGCACGCAGTGAACCCACCATCGGCCAGTACGCCGTGGCGGAAGTCGCCCTACGGCGCCGCGATCGCGGCATGGGCGGCGACAAGGTGTGTGCAGTCGTCTCGGCGCCACGCCAGTTCGCAATCACGACGACGCCGAAGGATTTCGAGATCACCGATCTCGTATCGTGGACCAAGGCGTGGAAAATCGCCGGCGACTCCCTCAATAACTGGAGCCTGCCAAAGAGCGAACGCCTGGTTTATGTTCCACAGGCCGATCATTTCGCGACCGTAGCCGTCGCGCCGAGCTGGTCCGCCAGCCGCATCGTTCGCAAGATCGGTGACCACGCTTTCTACGCCGTCAACTGA